The genomic segment GCCCGGGGATCGCGGTCTTCTTGGTTCCCGCGGACGCCGCGGGCGTCGAGGTGGGCGTCAAGGACGCCAAGATGGGTCAGGAAGGCGCGTGGACGGCCGACGTCAACTTCACCGACGTCCGCGTCGGACCCGATGCCCTCGTCGGTGGCAGCGAAGACGTGGGTTATCGGGCCGCGATGACTTCGCTGGCGCGGGGCCGAGTCCACATCGCCGCGCTGGCGGTCGGCGCCGCGACGCGCGCGCTCGACGAGTCCGTCGCCTACGCAGCCACCGCGACGCAGGGCGGTGAGCCGATCGGCAGCTTCCAGTTGGTGCAGGCGATGCTGGCCGACCAACAGACCGAGGTGATGGCCGGCCGCGCGTTGGTCCGCGAGGCCGCCCGGCTGTGGGTGACCGACGAGGACCGCCGGGTGGCACCGTCGTCGGCAAAGCTCTTCTGCACCGAAATGGCCGGCAGAGTAGCCGATCTCGCGGTGCAGATTCACGGTGGGAGTGGTTACATGCGTGGCGTTGCCGTCGAACGCATCTACCGCGACGTGCGCCTGCTGCGGCTGTACGAGGGCACCAGTGAGATTCAGCGTCTGATCATCGGTTCGAACCTGGTCAAGGCGGCCGGACGAGCGACGAAGAAGGAGCGCTAATGGCAGGCAAGCTCGAGGGGCGAGTCGCCTTCATCACCGGAGCCGCGCGCGGCCAGGGCCGCGCCCATGCGGTGCGCATGGCCGCCGAAGGCGCCGACATCATCGCCGTCGATATCGCCGGCAAGCTGCCGTCCTGCGTTCCCTACGACCCGGCGACAGAAGAGGACCTGGCCGAAACCGTGCGCCTGGTCGAAGAAACCAACCGTCGCATCCTCGCCTCGGTCGTCGACACTCGCGACCTGCAAGCGCTGCGCGAGGCCGTCGACGACGGCGTCGCCGCATTCGGACGCCTGGACATCATCGTGGCCAACGCCGGAGTGGCGGCCCCGCAGCCGTGGAACGAGATCACGCCCGAAGACTTCGGCCACGTGCTGGACATCAACGTGACGGGCACCTGGAACACCGTGATGGCCGGCGCGGACAAGATCATCGAAGGCGGACGCGGCGGCTCGATCATTCTGATCAGCTCGGCGGCCGGGGCAAAGCAGCAGCCGTTCATGGTGCATTACACCGCCAGTAAGCACGCCGTCACGGGGCTGGCCCGGGCCTTCGCGGCCGAATTGGGCAAGCACTCGATCCGCGTCAACAGCGTCCACCCCGGCCCGGTGAACACGCCGATGGGCTCCGGCGACATGGTCGAGGCGGTGGCCCGGGCGATGGAAACCAACCCCCAGCTGGCGCACGTCCTGACGCCGTTTCTGCCCGACTGGGTCGCCGAACCCGAAGAGATCGCCGACGCCGTCTGCTGGCTGGCCAGCGACGAGTCGCGCAAGGTCACCGCGGCCCAGATTCGCGTGGATCAGGGGTCCAGCCAATACTGACGCGTAACCCATTCCGAGCTGCGAAACGCGCCAACATATTTCACGCCGACAGCGGCGGATACCGCGACTCATTTCCGACTGAATCCGCTGATCATTACGGCTCCGTGATGTGATGTAGATCACATCGTTATGGAACGTCGCGGGCGACACACCCACCCGGTGGAGCAAAAGACTAAGAGGGTTACTTATTCTCTCAACATGGGACGGCCCCATTTGTCGATTGATGCTGTTGAGCCACCAGCAGCTGACATAAACGATTACGTCCGCGCCGACGGCACGATTGTCCTGCCCGACGGGTTGACGCTCACAGCGTTCTTCGATCAAAACCGGGCAGCATTCGGTGACCGTCCGTCATACCGGTTCGTCGACTACGCGAAAGAGCAGGACGGGCGCGTCCTCGAGCTGAGCTGGAACGACCTGTGGACCCAGGTCCGTTCGATCGGCGCTCGCCTGCAGCAAGTCGCCAAGCCCGGCGACCGGGTCGCGATCCTGGCTCCGCAGGGCCTGGAGTACGTGGCCTCTTTCTTCGCCGCGGTCCACGCGGGCAATATCGCGGTCCCGCTGTTTGCGCCGACGCTCGCCGGCCATACCGAGCGGTTGACCGCGGTGTTGGCCGACGCCCGGCCCGCCGTGGTGCTGACGACCACGGCGGCCGCGGAGTCCGTGCGCGAATCGCTGCGGACGCACCCGGTGGCCGGGCGGCCGCGCTTGATCGCGGTCGACGCGATCCCGTCGTCGCTGGCCTCGATGTTCGTCGAGCCGACGATCGGCACGGACGACATTGCCTATCTGCAATACACGTCGGGGTCGACGCGCAGCCCGGCCGGCGTCGAAGTCACGCATCGCGCCGTCTGCACGAACGTGCTGCAGATGATCCTGGCCGGTGACCTGCACCGAAACACCCACAGCGTGAGCTGGCTGCCGCTGTATCACGACATGGGACTGATCATGATCATGTTCCCGGCGCTGTGCGGTGGCGAATACCTGACGCTGCTGGATCCCATGGCCTTCGTGCGCCGGCCGTTCCGATGGATCAAGGAACTGAGCGCCGAGGCGGCCAACGGCCCGACGTTCGCCGCGGCACCCAATTTCGCCTTCGAGTTGGCCGCCGAGCGCGGGCTGCCGCCCGAGGGCGTGGAGATCGACCTGCACAACGTGGTCGGCCTGCTCAACGGGTCCGAGCCGGTGACCATCGCCGCCATCGAGAAGTTCACCAACGCGTTCGCGCCCTACGGCCTGCCCGCGACGGCGGTCAAACCGTCCTACGGCATGGCGGAGGCGACACTGGGGGTTGCCAGTACCCCACCGCATTCGGGATACAAAGCGGTCTACGTCGACCGTGCCGAGCTCGCCGCGGGGCGCGCGGTGGTCGTCGAGCCGGACGCCGAGGGTGCGGTCGCCTACGTGTCCTGCGGCCACCCGTTCCGTGACCTCTGGGCGGTGATCGCCAGCCCGGACGGCGGCGAGGTGCCGGATAGCTCGGTCGGGGAGATCTGGCTGCACGGCAACAACATCGCCCGTGGCTACTTCGGACGCGAGGAAGAATCGCAGCGCACGTTCGGCAACAAGCTGCAATCCCGGCTGGAGCGGGGCAGCCACGCCGAAGGCGCACCGGACAACTGTTACTGGCTGGCCACCGGCGATCTCGGCGTGTACATCGACGGCGAGATCTACCTGACCGGCCGGATCAAAGACCTCATCATCATCGACGGTCGCAACCACTACCCGCACGACATCGAGACCACGGTCAGCAATTC from the Mycobacterium lentiflavum genome contains:
- a CDS encoding acyl-CoA dehydrogenase family protein; the protein is MSIAESAEVSDEDFREILAQTRQFVRTAVVPREQEILDEDRVPDDLRDEAKKMGLFGYAIPQEWGGLGLNLMQDVELAMELGYTSLALRSMFGTNNGIAGQVLVGFGTEEQKSRWLASIASGDVVASFALTEPGAGSNPAGLRTKAGRANEDWIISGQKRFITNAPVADLFVVFARTRPADEQGPGIAVFLVPADAAGVEVGVKDAKMGQEGAWTADVNFTDVRVGPDALVGGSEDVGYRAAMTSLARGRVHIAALAVGAATRALDESVAYAATATQGGEPIGSFQLVQAMLADQQTEVMAGRALVREAARLWVTDEDRRVAPSSAKLFCTEMAGRVADLAVQIHGGSGYMRGVAVERIYRDVRLLRLYEGTSEIQRLIIGSNLVKAAGRATKKER
- a CDS encoding mycofactocin-coupled SDR family oxidoreductase; protein product: MAGKLEGRVAFITGAARGQGRAHAVRMAAEGADIIAVDIAGKLPSCVPYDPATEEDLAETVRLVEETNRRILASVVDTRDLQALREAVDDGVAAFGRLDIIVANAGVAAPQPWNEITPEDFGHVLDINVTGTWNTVMAGADKIIEGGRGGSIILISSAAGAKQQPFMVHYTASKHAVTGLARAFAAELGKHSIRVNSVHPGPVNTPMGSGDMVEAVARAMETNPQLAHVLTPFLPDWVAEPEEIADAVCWLASDESRKVTAAQIRVDQGSSQY
- a CDS encoding fatty acyl-AMP ligase yields the protein MGRPHLSIDAVEPPAADINDYVRADGTIVLPDGLTLTAFFDQNRAAFGDRPSYRFVDYAKEQDGRVLELSWNDLWTQVRSIGARLQQVAKPGDRVAILAPQGLEYVASFFAAVHAGNIAVPLFAPTLAGHTERLTAVLADARPAVVLTTTAAAESVRESLRTHPVAGRPRLIAVDAIPSSLASMFVEPTIGTDDIAYLQYTSGSTRSPAGVEVTHRAVCTNVLQMILAGDLHRNTHSVSWLPLYHDMGLIMIMFPALCGGEYLTLLDPMAFVRRPFRWIKELSAEAANGPTFAAAPNFAFELAAERGLPPEGVEIDLHNVVGLLNGSEPVTIAAIEKFTNAFAPYGLPATAVKPSYGMAEATLGVASTPPHSGYKAVYVDRAELAAGRAVVVEPDAEGAVAYVSCGHPFRDLWAVIASPDGGEVPDSSVGEIWLHGNNIARGYFGREEESQRTFGNKLQSRLERGSHAEGAPDNCYWLATGDLGVYIDGEIYLTGRIKDLIIIDGRNHYPHDIETTVSNSSRAIRTGYVAAFSVPADAADGGSAEQLVIVAERAAGVGRADPEAIAAAVRAAVAREHQVRVADLRLVAAGAIPRTTSGKLARNACRAEYLDGRFNR